A genomic segment from Sparus aurata chromosome 20, fSpaAur1.1, whole genome shotgun sequence encodes:
- the hexd gene encoding hexosaminidase D produces MSVPDRMSCPPWPKGKKLVHLDLKGAPPRVEYLHKLIDLFSKLGVDGLLVEYEDMFPYEGELKLLQATTQHAYSREELLSIQEFAKSKGMEVIPLVQTFGHMEFVLKHRPMWNLREVPYCVGTLNPHKDEGVRLVMEMLRQVVKLHPGLNTLHIGADEVYVLGEGEESKKWLASPGRTVEQLFLSHVTKVAKAIKKAWPHMTIVMWDDMMRDMSQDVLKASGLVGLIQPMLWEYTPNLDVDKTVSLLEKYCSAGMSDLWVASSFKGSTSVYTCVPCTQRHVDNHLQWLKVAASLSSAINLQGIAITGWQRYDHLSVLCELMPVALPSLAACVETLNHGQFSSEAQSKVNEKLGISSVEVEAMGSTSSGDSLFPGRRLAESIVELNSLLNSDDIRLFENDMFVRGWFSPYHRRRKMVTPLITMQIHSQASAFLTTVQQKVEAVREEMVRFYPDSTAQEWIEEHVSPVVSPLQRITEDIRACVKEMVP; encoded by the exons ATG TCTGTACCAGACAGAATGTCGTGTCCACCCTGGCCTAAAGGAAAGAAACTGGTTCACTTGGATTTGAAAGGCGCACCCCCAAGGGTGGAATACCTCCATAAG CTAATCGATCTGTTCTCCAAACTGGGAGTAGATGGCCTGCTTGTGGAGTATGAGGACATGTTTCCATATGAGGGggagctgaagctgctgcaggccaCGACACAGCATGCTTACAG CCGAGAGGAGTTACTGTCTATTCAGGAGTTTGCCAAATCTAAGGGCATGGAGGTCATCCCACTTGTGCAGACATTTGGTCACATGGAG TTTGTGCTAAAACATCGGCCCATGTGGAACCTCAGAGAGGTGCCATATTGTGTGGGTACCCTGAATCCCCACAAAGACGAGGGGGTGAGGCTGGTGATGGAGATGCTAAGGCAGGTGGTGAAGCTGCACCCGGGCTTGAACACACTGCACATTGGAGCAGATGAG GTGTACGTCCTCGGTGAGGGGGAAGAATCCAAAAAGTGGTTGGCCTCGCCTGGACGTACAGTGGAGCAGCTTTTCCTGAGTCATGTGACCAAGGTGGCCAAGGCCATCAAGAAGGCGTGGCCTCACATGACCATTGTAATGTGGGATGATATGATGAGAGACATGAGCCAGGACGTACTGAAAG CTAGCGGCCTTGTGGGACTCATCCAGCCTATGTTGTGGGAATACACCCCTAATTTGGATGTGGATAAAACAG TGTCTCTGCTGGAGAAGTACTGCAGCGCGGGTATGTCGGACCTGTGGGTGGCCAGCTCCTTTAAAGGCTCCACCAGTGTTTACACCTGCGTGCcctgcacacagagacatgtGGATAATCATTTGCAGTGGCTGAAGGTGGCTGCTTCTTTATCTTCTGCTATAAATTTGCAGGGCATCGCCATCACAGGCTGGCAAAG GTACGACCACCTGTCCGTGCTGTGTGAGCTCATGCCCGTGGCTCTTCCATCACTAGCAGCCTGTGTCGAGACACTCAACCATGGTCAGTTCAGTTCTGAGGCTCAAAGCAAAGTAAATGAGAAACTGGGTATTTCCTCAGTGGAGGTAGAGGCCATGGGGAG TACTTCTTCAGGCGACTCGCTGTTCCCAGGAAGGAGGCTGGCTGAGTCAATTGTGGAGCTCAATTCCCTGCTGAACTCAGACGACATACGATTGTTTGAAAACGACAT GTTTGTAAGAGGATGGTTCAGCCCGTACCACCGACGGAGGAAGATGGTGACCCCTCTCATCACCATGCAGATTCACAGCCAAGCATCAGC GTTTTTAACTACCGTCCAACAGAAGGTGGAGGCCGTGAGAGAGGAGATGGTGCGTTTTTACCCAGACTCAACAGCCCAGGAGTGGATAGAGGAACATGTCAGCCCCGTGGTGTCTCCTTTACAGAGGATAACAGAGGACATCAGAGCCTGTGTGAAGGAGATGGTGCCTTAG
- the narf gene encoding nuclear prelamin A recognition factor: MSDVNIAKRKEKCENCTKQCNKKQSDDGANTHQEREEVNGQVHEGSQLLLSACLSCDGCLSEEESLKISQQSLEEVERVLALNKKCDVSKHKVLVASICPQSLPFFAVKFGLDITEAAHKLCGFLKTLGVQFVFDTTLAAGFSILESQREFIQRYRRRHHDSHALPMFTSSCPGWIRYSERVLGSLVTPHICTARSPQQVMGCLVKKYFSKQQKLSPEKVYHVLVAPCFDKKLEAVREEFYNSLLETRDVDCVLTSGEIYCLMEQRKVSVEELDSVPLDHVLGEAGDVALVRHEGRGSEGFLEHVFKHAAKELFGLDVHEITYKHLRNRDFQEVTLERDGETLLQFAAVYGFRNIQTLVHRMRKGRVPYQLVEVLSCPGGCLSGRGQAESEAGGKVDKVLIQQMEEAYSSLPIRLPEVNPALHTLYQEWLQGQDSQQASTLLHTQYRNQSHTQPPHMQW; encoded by the exons ATGTCAGATGTCAACATAGCAAAGCGCAAGGAGAAGTGTGAGAACTGCACCAAACAG TGCAACAAGAAGCAGAGTGACGATGGTGCCAACACACaccaggagagagaagaagtcaATGGACAG GTGCATGAAGGATCCCAGTTGTTGCTGAGTGCCTGTCTGTCCTGTGACGGCTGTctatcagaggaggagagcctgAAGATCTCTCAGCAGAGCCTTGAGGAAGTGGAGCGCGTTCTTGCACTCAACAAG AAGTGTGATGTGTCAAAACACAAGGTGCTGGTGGCGTCCATATGTCCACAGTCTCTGCCATTCTTTGCTGTCAAGTTTGGTCTAGACATCACTGAGGCTGCCCATAAGCTCTGTGGCTTCCTCAAGACTTTAG GGGTGCAGTTTGTGTTTGACACCACTCTGGCAGCAGGCTTCAGCATCTTGGAGAGTCAGAGGGAGTTTATTCAGAGGTATCGCAGGAGGCACCACGACTCCCACGCCCTGCCTATGTTCACCTCCTCCTGCCCAG gGTGGATCCGTTATTCAGAGCGTGTCCTGGGCAGCCTGGTCACTCCTCATATCTGCACAGCCAGGTCTCCTCAGCAGGTCATGGGCTGTCTGGTcaaaaaatacttttcaaaACAGCAG AAGCTGAGTCCAGAGAAAGTGTACCATGTGTTGGTTGCTCCCTGTTTTGATAAGAAGCTGGAGGCTGTGAGAGAGGAGTTTTACAACAGCCTACTGGAGACCAGAGATGTGGACTGTGTCCTCACCTCAG ggGAAATCTATTGCCTGATGGAGCAAAGGAAGGTTTCAGTGGAGGAGCTGGACTCAGTTCCACTGGACCATGT GCTTGGAGAGGCTGGAGATGTGGCGCTGGTGAGGCACGAGGGCCGAGGCTCTGAAGGCTTTTTAGAACACGTCTTTAAACATGCTGCCAAAGAACTTTTTGGTCTGGACGTCCATGAGATCACATATAAGCACCTCAG GAACCGGGACTTCCAGGAAGTGACTCTGGAGCGGGATGGGGAAACTCTGCTGCAGTTTGCTGCTGTTTATGGTTTTAGGAACATCCAGACCCTGGTTCACCGAATGAGAAAGGGACGTGTGCCTTACCAGCTGGTGGAGGTGCTGTCCTGCCCAGGAG GGTGCTTAAGTGGCCGCGGACAGGCGGAGAGCGAGGCGGGAGGCAAGGTAGATAAAGTCCTGATCCAGCAGATGGAAGAGGCCTACAGCAGTCTGCCAATCCGTCTCCCAGAGGTGAACCCTGCCCTTCACACCCTCTATCAAGAGTGGCTGCAGGGCCAGGACTCCCAGCAGGCCAGCACACTCTTACACACCCAGTACAGAAATCAGAGCCACACACAACCTCCACACATGCAGTGGTGA
- the cybc1 gene encoding cytochrome b-245 chaperone 1 homolog isoform X1, whose protein sequence is MGYMTVEEHSVTLLHLKRSPGVRSWSLLVGVASVGLAAAYYSSDSILWKLFYVTGCLFVAMQNMEEWEEAVFDKTKNRIELKSFSLYALVLTLWRKGQERVVLDLTQLCDVCVQEEKVRYLGKGYLLMLRLAAGFSYPLTQSATLGGRSDVEAVAALLKRFLGLEELQQRRQQEEEAEYGEGEEEDSLDNSSDSDDEEEDEL, encoded by the exons ATGGGATACATGACAGTGGAGGAGCACAGCGTCACTCTTCTCCACCTGAAGAGATCCCCAGGCGTTCGTTCCTGGTCTCTTCTTGTTg GTGTAGCATCTGTTGGTTTGGCAGCTGCGTACTACAGCTCAG ACAGCATCCTGTGGAAACTTTTCTACGTGACTGGCTGTCTCTTTGTAGCCATGCAGAACATGGAGGAATGGGAGGAGGCTGTGTTTGACAAAACCAAGAACCGGATTGAGCTCAAGAGCTTCAGCTTGTACGCTTTGGTGCTGACATTATGGAGGAAGGGCCAAGAGAGAG tcgtGTTGGATCTTACACAGCTGTGTGACGTCTGTGTCCAGGAAGAGAAAGTACGTTATTTAGGGAAGGGCTACCTGCTGATGCTGCGTCTGGCTGCAGGCTTCTCCTACCCCCTGACCCAGAGTGCCACACTGGGGGGACGCAG tgatgtggaggcggtggctGCTCTGCTGAAGCGCTTCCTGgggctggaggagctgcagcaacGCAGGCAGCAGGAAGAAGAGGCAGAGTatggagagggggaggaggaagattCTTTGGACAACAGCAGTGATTCAGAtgacgaagaagaagatgaactGTAA
- the cybc1 gene encoding cytochrome b-245 chaperone 1 homolog isoform X2 encodes MGYMTVEEHSVTLLHLKRSPGVRSWSLLVGVASVGLAAAYYSSAMQNMEEWEEAVFDKTKNRIELKSFSLYALVLTLWRKGQERVVLDLTQLCDVCVQEEKVRYLGKGYLLMLRLAAGFSYPLTQSATLGGRSDVEAVAALLKRFLGLEELQQRRQQEEEAEYGEGEEEDSLDNSSDSDDEEEDEL; translated from the exons ATGGGATACATGACAGTGGAGGAGCACAGCGTCACTCTTCTCCACCTGAAGAGATCCCCAGGCGTTCGTTCCTGGTCTCTTCTTGTTg GTGTAGCATCTGTTGGTTTGGCAGCTGCGTACTACAGCTCAG CCATGCAGAACATGGAGGAATGGGAGGAGGCTGTGTTTGACAAAACCAAGAACCGGATTGAGCTCAAGAGCTTCAGCTTGTACGCTTTGGTGCTGACATTATGGAGGAAGGGCCAAGAGAGAG tcgtGTTGGATCTTACACAGCTGTGTGACGTCTGTGTCCAGGAAGAGAAAGTACGTTATTTAGGGAAGGGCTACCTGCTGATGCTGCGTCTGGCTGCAGGCTTCTCCTACCCCCTGACCCAGAGTGCCACACTGGGGGGACGCAG tgatgtggaggcggtggctGCTCTGCTGAAGCGCTTCCTGgggctggaggagctgcagcaacGCAGGCAGCAGGAAGAAGAGGCAGAGTatggagagggggaggaggaagattCTTTGGACAACAGCAGTGATTCAGAtgacgaagaagaagatgaactGTAA
- the LOC115570769 gene encoding uncharacterized protein LOC115570769, with protein sequence MKGHWWSCLLGLLCMPAGVILSTWTVSQEPMSISQVRLNTSMRITCSTSLSETMGVYLHRSFHGKNDVVFLALDKGQVTKDTIAENFAGRIRIVNEQQTAEGYRFTWELSLLGLDDTDLYYCSWVYFNSEKGNQETRSSNGTIILVRESDPREQCRHNIDGLVFIALSVTAFTAILSLIIGAVVVRFKRFKKKFRPARDVRRPRPNRPQHVCPHQTVQHYPYLITSENPLDFRGIL encoded by the exons ATGAAAGGCCACTGGTGGAGCTGTTTGTTGGGACTACTCTGCATGCCTGCTGGGGTCATACTCAGCACCTggacag TTTCCCAAGAGCCTATGTCCATCTCTCAAGTGAGACTCAACACATCTATGAGGATCACATGCTCCACATCATTGTCTGAAACCATGGGGGTCTACCTGCACAGGAGTTTCCATGGCAAAAACGACGTTGTGTTCCTTGCCCTGGATAAAGGACAGGTCACCAAGGATACCATAGCTGAAAACTTTGCAGGCCGAATTCGCATAGTTAATGAGCAGCAGACCGCTGAGGGCTACAGATTCACCTGGGAGCTCTCTCTGCTGGGGTTGGATGACACAGACTTGTATTACTGCAGCTGGGTTTACTTCAACTCAGAGAAAGGGAACCAGGAGACCCGATCCAGCAATGGCACCATCATCCTTGTCAGAG AGAGCGACCCCCGGGAACAATGCAGGCACAACATCGACGGTCTCGTCTTTATTGCCCTGAGTGTGACAGCATTCACTGCCATACTGTCCCTCATCATCGGAGCAGTGGTTGTGAGATTCAAACGA tttaaaaagaaattcaGGCCTGCCAGAGATGTGAGACGACCCAGACCCAACAGGCCTCAACATGTATGTCCTCATCAGACAGTTCAACATTATCCATACTTAATCACCTCTGAAAATCCTTTGGACTTCAGGGGAATTCTGTAA
- the LOC115571387 gene encoding uncharacterized protein LOC115571387, giving the protein MSCLWTGLSLLFVANVLQMSASFTKVVSVKCNQTVDIVAGEAVTLNCTIMMKENCRGESYDWNNTHGKIPCDNSDLMEYGCDWDNQSYVSLTIRNVMKDNNYTILIRTDCGLDNSHIKLQVKQNSNSTHGKIRSASDTEQTTEQTTNHQVTVFILTIFIALFGILYFLFGTSRGREITGCFKRTEEGEENPVIEDNTCLKKCEICV; this is encoded by the exons ATGTCCTGCCTGTGGACAGGTTTGAGTCTGCTCTTTGTAGCAAATGTTCTTCAAATGAGTGCATCATTCACCAAAG TAGTGTCAGTGAAGTGCAACCAGACAGTGGATATTGTAGCCGGAGAAGCTGTGACACTGAACTGCACTATAATGATGAAAGAGAACTGTAGAGGTGAATCGTACGACTGGAATAACACACATGGCAAAATACCGTGTGACAACAGTGACTTGATGGAATACGGCTGTGATTGGGATAATCAGAGTTATGTGTCACTGACCATACGGAATGTCATGAAGGACAACAATTACACCATTTTAATACGGACAGACTGTGGTCTAGATAACTCACATATCAAACTACAAGTTAAACAGAACTCCAACAGCACCCATG GTAAAATTAGGTCGGCATCGGACACTGAGCAGACCACTGAGCAGACCACCAACCATCAAGTGACAGTATTCATATTGACTATTTTCATCGCCCTTTTTGGCATTTTGTATTTCCTGTTTGGAACTagcagaggcagagaaataACTGGATGTTTCAAAAGgacagaagaaggagaggagaacCCAGTGATCGAGGACAACACTTGtctgaaaaagtgtgaaatctGTGTTTAG